From the Buchnera aphidicola (Nippolachnus piri) genome, the window AATTTTTTTTAAACCGTTTTTCAATAATTTTTTATTGATCCAATCTAATTGTCTTTTTCGAACTTGTTTGAATTTCATTTTCGAAATGTTACATAATAAAAAAAATAAAGGAGTTAAAAAAATCATTTTAGGAATATACATACCTAAAACTTTATCCCATACTTTTTCACATTTTACAAAACCCATCGGTTCCATAAATTGTGTAATTAAACGAGAAGCACGAGTAATAGATTTATTACCAGCTTTTGATTTAGTGGATAATCCACATTGATCAGAAAGTTTTTCTACAGATGCCATAACTAAAGTAGAAGCAATATTAAAATAATATAACATTGCTTGCACCATAGCACGAAAAGCTCTAGCTCGATGTTCATTTAAACGTCTTAAACGAAAAATAGTTTTACCAGTTTTTAAATCTTTTAATTGTCTTGTATAATTAATTTCATGACGTGCTACATCTATTTTTAAAGCACATTTCATAGCATATCGAATAAAAGCCGGACGTTTTTTAGAATTTAATAATGGTACAAACATTGGATATGGATTATATACATATTTTTTTCTAGACACTGTAACCTATACTTAGGCGGACAAAAATAAAAAATAATTAGTAATACATATATTTTAAAAGAAAAAACTTTCTTAAAAAATATTAACATAAATTTCAAAAAAAAATTTATATTTAAAAAACCAAATTTGTATCGGTCCGCCCCTAAAGTGGCAAATCTGATATTTTTTATGCACTTGAAAAAATTTCAAATCTAATTATTTTATAAAAAGAATAAAATGAAAAACTTAAATATAAAAATTTATATTTTTAAAATTTTCTTAAAAAATATTTTAATTTTTAATAATAATAATATATCATATTCTCTATTAAAAATATAATTTTTATTTATTTAATTTTCCTAATTGTTTACCTACTTGGCAAGATTTCCAAATATCATTAAAAACATTAATCAAAGCTTGAGCTGAAGCTTCAATAATATCAGTAGCTAACCCAATTCCATGAAAATTACGAGTCTTATATTTTACAACAATATCTACTTTACCTAATGCGTCTTTACCTTCTCCATTAGCTTCTAAATGAAACTTTTTTAAAATTATTGAATATAATGTAGCTTTATTTAAAGCGTGATATAAAGCATCTACAGGTCCATTAGAAGTAGTAGATTTTTGGATATTAATTTGTGTACCACATAATAAAACAATTGAAGCCGTGGCTAAACCTGATAATTTAGATTCAATATGAAAATATTCTAATTTAAAATATTCTTTTTTAACTTGTTGTTGATTAATAAAAGCTAAAGCTTCTAAATCATAATCAAAAATTTGTCCTTTTTTATCTGCTAATTTTAAAAAATCAATATATAAAATATCTAAATTGTAATCATGTTCTAAATATCCCATTTCTTTCATACGATATTTAATAGCTGCTCGACCTGATCTAGAAGTTAAATTTAATTGACTATTTTTTACACCAATTTTAATCGGATTTAAAATTTCATAATTTTCTCTATTCTTTAAAACACCATCTTGATGAATTCCAGAAGAATGTGAAAATGCATTTTTTCCTACAATAGATTTATTAATAGCTATAGGAGTATTACATAAATGACTAATTATTTTACTAGTTCTATAAATTTCTTTATGTTTTATTTGAGTCATTACACCTAATCTATTTTTATGTATTTCTAATGCCATAATAATTTCTTCTAAAGCAGTATTCCCAGCTCTTTCCCCTAAACCATTAATTGTACCTTCAATTTGACGAGCCCCCGCTTCAATTGCGCTAATAGAATTTCCAACAGCCATACCCAAATCATTATGACAATGTACCGAAATGATAGATTTATGAATATTAGGAACTTTTTCAAATAATGTCTGAATAATATTTTTAAACTGAGTAGGTATAGTATACCCTACTGTATCTGGAATATTAATAGTATTTGCTCCAGCTTGAATTGCTTTTTCTACAATATAACATAAATTATTTAATGAAGTACGTCCAGCATCTTCGCAAGAAAATTCTATATCATTTGTATATTTTTTAGCATATTTGATAGAATTTAGCATCATCTCTACAATTTCTGAAAAACTTTTTTTTAATTTAGATTGTATATGTAATGCAGATGTTCCTAAAAACAAATGTATCCTAAAATTTAAAGATTTTTTCATAGCTTTAGCTGCTATATCAATATCACCTTTTAAACAACGAGCTAAACTACAAATTTTACTATCTTTAATCTCTTTTGCAATCATTTTAATAGAATTATAATCTCCTGGAGAAGATATTGGAAAACCAACTTCAATAATGTCAACTCCTAAGCGCTCTAAAGCACGTGCAATTTGTATTTTTTTATTGATACTTAAACTTGCTTGTAATGCTTGTTCTCCATCTCGTAAAGTCGTATCAAAAATTATAACTTTTTGATTCATAGTACCCTTATTATTTTATTAATTTAAATATTTTTTATATTTTTTATAAAAATTTTAAAAATATATATTTTTTAAAGAATTTTATTATATCATATTTTTTTTTTTTTGTAAGATTTTCTATTTTTTTTTTAAAAAAAAATATTGATATTTTTTTAAAATACTATATAATTTATTTATATTTAAATTTTTTTTAAGCCCTCAGAATTATATCAGGCCCGCCCAAGCATTGGTAATTCTGAGGGTTTTTTAATTTTTGTTTATTGTAAAATATTAAAAAATTTTTAATTAAAATAAATTTTTTTTCAAAATTTCATATTTAGAAATTTTATCTTTATATTTTAAAGTATTATCAATCATATCTAATCCTAATATAATAGAATTTTTTTGTATTGAATTCATAGAAAATTTTATAATTAATTTATTTAAAAAAATTTTTTGTTGTATTAAATCTATTGTACATAATAAAGTTGGATTTTTTTTTAAAATATCAAAAATTTTATTAATATAAAATTCTTTAACTTGAATTAATATTAATCCATTATTTAAACTATTATTAAAAAAAATATCAGAAAAACTAATTGCAATTATAATTTTAAAACCAAATTCTAATAAAGCCCATACAGCATGCTCTCTAGATGAACCGCATCCAAAATTTTCTCTT encodes:
- the repA gene encoding plasmid replication initiator RepA — translated: MSRKKYVYNPYPMFVPLLNSKKRPAFIRYAMKCALKIDVARHEINYTRQLKDLKTGKTIFRLRRLNEHRARAFRAMVQAMLYYFNIASTLVMASVEKLSDQCGLSTKSKAGNKSITRASRLITQFMEPMGFVKCEKVWDKVLGMYIPKMIFLTPLFFLLCNISKMKFKQVRKRQLDWINKKLLKNGLKKITSLEAKRRAKEKHIYYAFQARKFKHVIKKQKNYAIKIIKLKETKARSYILNMLIKRYSIEELCEMGVDALKRQVNIEYFKLRKLANL
- the leuA gene encoding 2-isopropylmalate synthase, whose translation is MNQKVIIFDTTLRDGEQALQASLSINKKIQIARALERLGVDIIEVGFPISSPGDYNSIKMIAKEIKDSKICSLARCLKGDIDIAAKAMKKSLNFRIHLFLGTSALHIQSKLKKSFSEIVEMMLNSIKYAKKYTNDIEFSCEDAGRTSLNNLCYIVEKAIQAGANTINIPDTVGYTIPTQFKNIIQTLFEKVPNIHKSIISVHCHNDLGMAVGNSISAIEAGARQIEGTINGLGERAGNTALEEIIMALEIHKNRLGVMTQIKHKEIYRTSKIISHLCNTPIAINKSIVGKNAFSHSSGIHQDGVLKNRENYEILNPIKIGVKNSQLNLTSRSGRAAIKYRMKEMGYLEHDYNLDILYIDFLKLADKKGQIFDYDLEALAFINQQQVKKEYFKLEYFHIESKLSGLATASIVLLCGTQINIQKSTTSNGPVDALYHALNKATLYSIILKKFHLEANGEGKDALGKVDIVVKYKTRNFHGIGLATDIIEASAQALINVFNDIWKSCQVGKQLGKLNK
- the leuD gene encoding 3-isopropylmalate dehydratase small subunit; amino-acid sequence: MNKIIKYNGIITPLNISNIDTDIIIPKQFLQKIKKTGFGKSLFYNWRFIDSKGKIKNKNFILNQVIYKNSNILLVRENFGCGSSREHAVWALLEFGFKIIIAISFSDIFFNNSLNNGLILIQVKEFYINKIFDILKKNPTLLCTIDLIQQKIFLNKLIIKFSMNSIQKNSIILGLDMIDNTLKYKDKISKYEILKKNLF